The sequence TCGGTGGATCTCATCGGTGAGCTGCTCGGTCATTCCAAGCCGCGGGGGCCGGACCATGACGTGGCTGCTGAGCTACTCCCCCTGCTGCGGGAGGGCGCGCTGCTCGACGGCTGGACCGACGACTGGAACGCATACGCCAGGGAAACCTACCGTGAGCTGCGACTGAATGCACTCGACGCGCTCGTGGGCCCGCGCGTGCAAAACGGGTAGTCGAATACTCGTGCGTGTCGCTGTGAACAATTCCTACGCTTTCGTCGTCCAATAGATACACACCGAAAAGAGATCGGGAGAGAGAGCCATGAACGCCCTGCTCGTGACCTGCTTGAGCCTGACGGCGTCACTCGCCGCGCTCGGCGTGCACGAGTTGCAGGCACGGCTCGAGCGCTGGGATTACGAACGGCACGCCGAGGATTAGCACTAACCTCGGTCCAGTGGCTGAACTCACCGACGACGTCATCGCTTTCCTCTCCGAGGGCACCAAGACCGCGAAGCTCGGTTACACCGCATCCGACGGCCGCCCGCTGGTCGCTCCCGTCTGGTTCGTCGTGGACAACGGCGAGCTGGCCTTCAACACCGGCAAGGACACCGCCAAGGGTCGCGCGCTGACCCGCGATCCGCGCGCGGTGATCTGCGTGGATGACGATCGGCCACCGTATTCCTTCGTCCAGGTGCAGGGCACGGTGTCGATCAGCGAGGATCCCGCCGACCTGCTCGACATCGCCACCAGGGCCGGCGGCCGGTACATGGGTGCCGGCCGGGCCGAGGAGTACGGCCGCCGCAACGGGGTGCCCGGCGAGCTGGTGGTGCGCCTGCGTCCGACGAAGGTGCTCAAGGCGTTCGATCTGGCCGAATAGACGGCACCGTCGCGACGGTTGCCGCCGCCATGGTTTACACAATGAACTAGGTTTGTCATTTATGGATGGCTACGCCTACGACACCGCGCTTTTGATTTTGCGTGTGTGCCTCGGTCTCACCATGGCGGCACACGGCTACAACAAGTTCTTCGGCGGCGGCCGGATACCCGGCACCGCGGGATGGTTCGAGAGCATCGGGATGAAACCCGGCATGCTGCATGCGCGCATCGCCGCGAGCACCGAGATGTCGGCAGGCCTCGGCTTGGCCGTCGGTCTGCTCACCCCAGTCCCTGCAGCCGGCTTCGTCGCCCTGATGCTCGTGGCGGCGTGGACCGTGCATCGCGCGAACGGCTTCTTCATCGTCAAGGAGGGCTACGAGTACAACCTGGTGCTCGCGGTCGCCGCAGTGGCGTTGGCAGGCCTTGGCGCAGGCAGGTTCAGCCTCGACCACGCGTTGTTCTCGAACACCGGCTTCTATGACCTGTTGCACGGCTGGTGGGGCCTGCTGATCGCCGCGGGCGTCGGCCTCGCGGGCGGCATCGGTCAACTGGTGCTGTTCTGGCGGCCGCCGCAGAAGGCCGACGCTAGCTGACCCGTCCGCCGACGACGGTCGTCGCGACCATGTCGGAGGCCAACGTCTCCACGGCGATGCCCGGTTCGAGGACCATCAGGTCACCGGGCTGACCGATCTCGATCGTGCGCGGCACCGACGGGCGGTCCGGACGACCCAGAAACAACTGCACGGCCTCGGCAGCCGTGATGCGCTCGTCAGGGCCGATGACGTCGCCTTGGTCCGTGCTGCGGTGAACCGCAGCGCGCATCGCGGCCCACGGGTCCATGCCGCCGAACGGCGCATCGGTGCTCGCGGCCAACGGCACACCGGCTCGCAGAAGCGACGCCACCCGCCATAACTGTGGGTGTTCGTCGGCAGGTACGTCGCGGAGGTAGTGCTCACCCCGTTCGGCGACGAAGTTGGGCTGAGTGACGACGGTGACCCCCGCGTCGAGCAGCTCGGCGAGCATGTCGTCGGGCACGATCGCGGCATGTTCGATGCGGTCGCCTGGATGGTGGCCCGCGGCCCGCAGCGCGGCGAGCGCGACCACCAGCTGCGCGCGGGTCACGCAGTGCAAGGCGACGGGAATGTCGTCGTCGTGATGGTCGGCGACCCATCCGATGAGCTCGTCGACGTCGAGCCGGTCGTCGTGCAGTATCCGCTTCCCGGGCGCGAGGAAGTGCAGCCGCTGCCGGATCTCCCCGCGCCGGTGCGCCACAGATAACGCCGCGACATCGTCGGCTGTGAGATCCGGTGTGGCATCGGTGATTCCGGTGATGCCGTAACGAGCCAGGCGCGCCGAGATGTCGGCGAGGGCCGTCACCCGCCGCGGCAGCCCACCGGCCCAGTCGTCGGTGCTGTTCAACCGCCCGTCGGGATGATCGGCCAGACCGACGCGGGTCAGTGCGGCCGAGTTCAGAATCCACATCGCGCCGCTGCGGTGCTGTATCCGGGTGGGGGTGTCGGCGATCAGCGCGTCGAGATGGTGGCGGTCGAGTTCGCCTGCGACCGACGCGTGATAGCCGACGGCGCGTATCCAGCCATCGGGTCCCGGTTCTGCCGTCCTCAGCGCTTGCCCGAGTTGGGCCTCGGTGCGCACCTGCGGCGGCCCGACCGACAGTGAGTCGAGTGCGGCGGCCATCGCCCGCAAATGCAGGTGATGGTCGTGAAGACCGGGCAGCACCACACCGGCGTCGGCGTCGACCACGTGCTCGGAGTGGAGCGGTTCGAGTTGCTCGGCGATGTCGGCTATCCGCTCGTCGAGGCGGATATCGGCGAGACGGCCATCCGGCAGTGTGGCGCGACGAATCAGCATGGGGTGAGCCGGCTTTCGATGAGCGCGTGCACCCGCTGGTTGTCCTCGCCGAGTTCGGCAGCGGACTTCGGCAACGTCGGAAGGCGCGACACCTCATGGCTCTGCGGATCAACGGTGAGCGGTGAGGTGGCGTAGTCGGCGGCGACCTCCGCAAGGGCGACGTCGACGGTCTCGCCGCCGCCGCGGCGGAGCGAATCGAGCAGCGCCTGAGCGGCCGCCAGGCCGGTGAGCGGATCGGCGATCGCATCGCCGACGAAGCTTGGGCCCGCTGCGACCAGCCCACCGGCGACCGCGGCGTCGTCACCGAAGGCCACGCGGTCGGCGCATTCTCCTTCAGTGCCGTAGCCGGTGATACGCAGCCACACTCGGCCGGGGCGCCCGCGCACCTGCTCGGCCGCAAGGCCGTGGCGGGCCAGTGCCGCGGGCCGGGACCCCTCGATCACCACGTCGGCGGCCTCGAGCAGCCGTCGAACGTCGTGGTCGTGAAAGTCAGTCGCGTAGGACAGCTTTGACGCATTCATCCAGTCGAAGAACCGTGGATCGCCCCGCCGGGTGCCGTCGGGTCTGCGCGGCGATTCGACCTTGACCACGGTGGCGCCGGCCGCAGCGAGCAGATGCCCGCACAGCGGGCCTGCCCACAGCGATGACAGATCCGCGACAAGAAGGGCGGACATGGCTCGCGTTGCGCGAACTCCAGTCCGCATGAAACGCGGTGCAGCGGGCGAGACTTCGTCGAGGACCGCCGCGGGCAGGTCCAGCAACCGCGCCCTCGCGACGAACTCGGCTGCGTCCCGATCGGCGGCCGCTGCCGTCACCGCCGACCAGTGATCCGTGGGTGAGGTGTCCATTCCCAGAAGGGCGGGAACGGTTTCGACGTCGTCCCCGCGCGACAGCGTGAGCGCGCACCAGCCGTCTTGTGTCGCCAGCAGGCGTGTCGCACCGCCTGCCGAGATGCGCCCGGCCGGAGCAAGCCCCAGCAGCGCGGCCCTTCCGGTGAGGATCTCGTCGGCGTCGACGTCCAAAGCGCCGCCGAGTTCGGCCGCAGCATCGCAAACATCTCGTGCGGCACGCCGCGCACGGGCGAGTACGGCGTCGGGCACACCCAATCGGCTCACCACGACATTCTGCATCGGCTCAGGTCGCTTCCACCGCATCCACCAAACCCCAGCGCAGGGCGGTCGCCGCGTCGATGGTCCGCCCGGACAACACGAGGTAGGCCGTACGCCAGCGGCCCACCCGCCGCGTGATGCTCACCGTTCCCCCTGCGCCCGGTATCAGACCGAGGCTAAGCTCAGGCAGTCCGAGCACCGAATCACGATGCGCCACAACCCATCCGCAGAATGCCGCCATTTCCAGCCCGCTCCCGAGCACTTGCCCGTGCACCCGCGCTCGGCAGCGCGCACCCAGCCGCGCGGTGAGTTCGGCTAGGACCAGCGCCGGGCTGTGCCGCACACGGGCGACATGTGCGCTCGCCGGGTCGGCGAACGAGCCGAACTCGGCGAGGTCGCCACCACTGCAGAACGAGGGGCCGTTGCCCGTGAGGATCACTTCGTCGACCGACGGGTCGTGCCGGGCGACGTCGAGGGCTTCCAGCAGCGCGGCGCGGGCGTCGTTGGAGAACGCGTTGTGGCGCGACGGCCGGTTGAACCGGACGTGCAGCGTGTCACCGTCGCGGTCGGCGACCACGGGATCGGGCAGCGCCGGAGCGGTGACGGGACCCCGTTGCCGCAGCCATGCGGCGAATTCCCCGCCCGCCTGCAGCGTGGAGTAGGCGAGCGACTCCGTGATCACCCCGGCGACCGTCGACGCCGCCGGATCGGCCGCGCGCAGCACGTCGTCGCAGACGGTCCCCGCCTGCGGCCACATCTCGAAGCGGGTGGTCAGTTCGACGAGAGCGGTCGCTGTCGACTCGACGGTGACGACGCGGCGGTCGGTCACCTCATCCCCGCTGAGGGTGAACGTCGCGCTGTCGATCCAGGACTGGGCGGGCGGCGACGCGATCTCGGCGGCGGATCCCACCGCCACGACCACTCCGGTCGGGGCGCGCGGACCGGTCGGCGGGTCGCCGAGGTCAACGACGAGCACGGCCCCGCACGGCCCTACACCGGGTCGAAGGACGAGATGAGCCAGCCGCCGTCGATCTTCTGCATGGTCACGCGTACCGCGCTGTTGATGAAGCTGGCGTCGGGACGGTCCTTGCTCTCGGTGGTCTGGTTGATGAAGACCAGCACCACCGCCTTCTCCGGCGCAATCTCCGACACGGCTGCGCGCACGACGGCGGCCTGCGTCTTGACAGCCTTCTGCTTGGCCGCCGGCGCGACGATCTGCTGGGTGAACTGGGTGTAGTACGACAGGAAGCTGCCGGTGAGCTTGCTCTTCGCGGTCGCGAAGTCCTTGTCGAGGCTGTCCGGTGAGTACGACAGCAAAGCCACGGTTCCGTCGGATGCGGCTCGGATGGCGGACCGCGTCGCCTCGGCATCGGTGTCGCGGTCTGAGTTGTAGACCGAGTAGTACATCCAGCCCGTCAGCGCGGCCGCGGCGACCAGTGCAATCGTCAGGGCGACGGCGACCCAGTGCCTTCTCGCGCCCCGGCCCACTCCGCCGAGAACGTTGCGCCTCGGCTTCGTCGCCGCCGCCTTCGGTTCGGACTCCTGCTGTCCGATGGCGTCGCTCTCGACTGCGGTCGACACCGGCTCGTCGCCATGGGTCGCGTCCACTTCGGGGACGTCCTTCTCATCGGTCACGGTACGAACTCGACTTTCGCCAGCTTCAACTGTCCGCCGTCACGCGCCAGGTTCACGCTGAGCCGCCACGCGCGGGGCTCCTGCTTCGCGCCCGCGGCGTTGGTGACGCGCGACGACGCGGCCACGAGAACCGTTGCGGTGTCATCGGTCATCGATTCGACCGCGGTCGCGGTCACATTGGTTTCGGTGACGGCCTTGGATTCGACGGCAACCTTGACGAAATCCTCTGCGGTGTTCTGGAAGTCGGTCTTGAACTGGCCGGTCGAGTTGTCGATGATGCGCTGGACGTCTTCTTTGGCCTTCTTGTAGTCCAGCGACATCAGCGTGACGGCGCCCTGACGGGCGGCCGCTTCGAACTCGGCTCTGCGCTGCTGCTCGGCCTGTACCTGACGGTGGCTCCAGTACATGTAGCCACAGGCGGCCAGCAGGGCCGCGATCACCAGGACGGTGAGGGCACCCGCGATGCCCTTCCACGACGGTAGCGGGATCCGCGCGCCGCGACGTTCCCGCGCCGGCGCGGCTGTCAACTCGACTGCGGAGTCGGCAGCGGCGTCCACTTCGACTGCTGCGGCTGATTCGTCGGCTTCTGCTCCGGGTACCGCGACGGTCTCGGCGGTTTCGGCTGCCTTGGTTTCGGCTGCCTTGGCCTCGGCGGCCTTGGTTTCGGCTGCCTTGGCCTCGGCGGCCTCGCGGCGCAGGCGCAGCGCACGGGCGCGCGCACGGGCGGCGGCGGCGACCGCCTCGGCTTCGGCTGCTTCGGCCTCCGCCTCCTCCGCCGAGATGGCGTCGACGGATTCGGTTTCTCCCGCCGTGTCGTCGACGTGGTCGCCGTTCAAATCCGGCGGAGTCTGCTTCCGGGACCGCATGCAACCTCCTATCCGGTAAGCACTGTGCTCAATGAGAATGGCATTTTCTATTTTCGGTATCGCCGCGACGATACAGGATTCGCATATCCGCTGAAATCAGGCATGTCCTGCGGAAATGCTATTTACGCACTATGCGGGCGCTTAGCGCTCTCTCTTGATCAGCTGATCCTTCATCACTTTGCCTGTCGCATTGAGCGGCAGCTCGTCCAGAAACTCTACGTACCGGGGCACCTTGAAACCAGCCATCCGATCGCGGCTCCACGCGATCAGATCTTCGTCGGTGACGGTGCCCTTCAGCACGACGAAGGCCTTGCCGACCTGTCCCAGCCGGTCGTCGGGCACGCCGATCACCGCGGCCTGCGCGACGGCGGGATGCTCGAGCAGAAAGCCCTCGATCTCGGCCGGATAGGCGTTGAATCCGCCGACGATGAACATGTCCTTCTTGCGGCCGACGATGCGGAGCCGACCGGTGTCGTCGATGGTGCCGAGGTCGCCGGTGTGCAGCCAGCCATCGCCGTCGATGGCCTCCGCGGTGGCAGCCGGGTCGTCGAGGTATCCCTGCATGACCGTGAAGCCGCGCATCAGCACCTCACCGTCGGTGGCGATGCGCAGTTCCACTCCGCCCATCGGAAGCCCCGCCGTGGTGGCGATGTCCTCCGCTGAGTCACCGGGCCGGGACAGCGTCGCAGTGCCTCCCTCGGTCAGCCCGTAGCCGGTTGCCAATGTCTGGAACGGCAGTTCGTCGAAGGCACGTCTGATCAGTTCGACGGGAATGTCGGCCGCACCTGTGACACCGACACGCAGCGTCGCCAACTTGGCTTTGTCGGCGACGCCCAGCAACGCGTGATACAGCGTCGGCGGGCCGGGCAACACGGTGATGCGCTCGGCCGCAACCGTTTCCACAACCCGATCGATGTCGAAGACCGCCATCGGGAACATGGTTGCGCCACGGATGAACGATGACAGCAAGCCGGCCTTCAAACCGAATGTGTGAAAGTAGGGGTTGATCATCAGATAGCGGTCGCCCTCGCGCAGATCGATGAGACCGCTGTACTCGCTGTAATGGCGCAGATTCTGGAGGTGGTTCATCAACACGCCCTTGGGCCTGCCGGTGGTGCCCGAGGTGAAGATGATCTCCGACGTGTCGGTTCCCGCGACGTCGCTTCCGTCGCGGACCGATGGCGAACCGCTGCCGAGGAAGTCGGATTTCAGGTCGATGACCGGCACGCCGGCAGGCGCCGGGTAGTCCTGGCCCAGGAAACCCTGCTGAACCAACACAGCCTTCGCGCCGCTGCGTTCGATGATGTCGCCGGCCTCGTCGGATTTGAACCGCGTGTTGACGGTGACGAGAACGCCGCCCGCGGTGAGCAGCCCGAAGGCCGCGATTATCCACTCGGCGGAGTTCGGCGCCCACACGGCGACCCGGTCACCCTTGGTTATGCCGAGATCGGCGAAGGCTCCTGCGGCGCGGCGAATCCGGTCCACGACCTCATTGAAGGTCAAGCGCAGCGGGCCATCGACGACCGCTTCCGCATCGCCGAAGCGGTCCGCCGCGCTCAAGACCATCTCGGGGATGGTCTGCCAGCTTTGACGGGTCGTCACGTCGTGACGAGACGACCCAGGTTCCCACCCATGATCTTGGCCTGATCCTCGACCGAGAGGTGCTCGAGCGCGGTCACATAGTGGGTCGGCTCGGCCAGGCCCTCCGGGTGCGGCCAGTCGGAACCGTAGAGCACCTGCTCGACGCCGATCAGGTTGATCAGATCGTCGATGCCCTCCTCGTAGAACGGGCTGACGTAGATGCGGTTCTTGATCTCCTCGATCGGGTTGCCGAGGAAGGCCTCCGGCGCCTTCTTCCACACCTCGGCCATGGAGTCCAGCAACGGGAACATCCACTTGGAGCCCGCCTCGACGATGCCCACCTTGAGCTTCGGATGCCGGAACAGCGCGCCGTGAATCACCCAGGACGCCACGGCATCCTGGATCGGGCGCCACTCGTTGAGGATCGACATCGCGTTGGTCTGGAACGGCAGCATCTCCTGCGCCGCACCGTCCCACTCGGACGTGTAACGCGAGTAGCCGCTGTCGGACGAGTGCATGCCCACGAAGACGTCGTGATGCACGACCCGCTCCCAGAACGGATCGAACTCCGGCAGCGCGAACGACCGCGGGCCGCGGAAGCCGGGCACCGGGGCCGGGCGGATGAGGATCGCGCGAGCGCCGCGCTTGACGCACCACTCCAGCTCCTCGATGGCCTTCTCGACGATCGGCAGGGTGATCACCGGAGTGGTGAAGATCCGGTTCTGGTAGTTGAAGCCCCACACCTCGTCGAGCCACTGATTGAGCGCGTGGATGAGCACGTGGATCGCGATCGGGTCGTCGCTCAGCCGCTCCTCGATGAGGCTGGCCAGCGTCGGGAACATCAGGGAGCGCTCGATGCCGAGCTCGTTCATCTTCTCGATCCGCGGTGCGGGCTCGAAGAACGCCGGTATGGCCCGCATCGGCTCGCCGAACAGCTCACGTTTGCTCTTGCCGTCGGGGTTGCCGAACTTGAAGTACTCCTCCCATGCGCCCGGCGCGGCGACCACCGAGAAGGTGGGGTTCGGGATGTAGTTGCTGATCAGTCCCTTCAGGGCGATCTTCGTGCGGCCGTTGATCTCGACGTACTGGACGATGTCCTTGTACTCCTTGGGGAGGTACTTGGTCATCGCCTCCGGCGGCTCATAGAGATGGTTGTCAGCGTCGAACAGCGGAAACGGGATGTCGACCCGGTGTGAAAGTTGACCCATGAAAGACTCCTTATCCTCTTGAGAGAATCCTATTCTCCTTAGCTGCTCAACGCAATGTGTTGCCTTACCAGGAACTTCTGCACCTTGCCACTCGCGGTGCGCGGATAGTCGTCCACCCAGTGCAGTTCCTCCGGCCACTTCTGAATCGCGACGCCCGCCGACTTGAAGTGCTCGCGCACGTCGTCGAGGGTCGGCATGTCATGGCCGTCGCGGATCCGCAGCACGGCCGCGGCACGCTCGCCCAGTCGGTCGTCGGGTGCGGCCACCACCACGGCCTCGGCCACCGCGGGCATGCTGAGTAGAACCTCCTCGACCTCGAGCGCCGAGATGTTCTCGCCGCCGCGGATGATGACGTCGGCCTTGCGGTCGGTGATGGTCAGGTACCCGTCGTCGTCGAGCACGCCGACATCGCCGGTGCGGTACCAACCCTCGGCGTCAAACGCCCGCTCCGTCAGCGCGTCGTCGGTGTAGCCGAGGCACAGATCCGGTCCGCGGCTGAAGATCTCGCCGTCCGGGCCGAGCCGGATCTCCACACCCGGACGCGGATTGCCGTCGGTGTAGAGCCGTTTGTCCTCCGGCGCATCGCGAGTCGACCCGGTGATCGACGGATGCTCGGAGCTGCCGTAGGACCGGAACACGAACATGCCCATGTCGGCCAGCCTGCGGGTGACCGCGGCGGGCACCGTAGACCCGCCGAGGCCAACGGTTTTGAAGTGCGAGACGTGTTCTGCGGTGCAGTCGGGATGGTCGAGCAGACTGGTGACGAAAAACGGTGGGCCGCCACCGACCGACAGCCCGTCGCTTTCGATCAACTTGAGGACCTTCCCGGGATCCCAGACGTCGCACAGGTCGATCGAGGCGCCCTCGAGAACGGGGATGAGGAACGCGCCGAGCATGCCGATGAAGTGCCCGACCGGTGTCGCGGTGAGTTGCCTGCCACGGTCGGGTGGGTAGTTGGCCAATAGCTGCCGCGTCTCGCACCCCAGCGTCTGATGGCTGTGCACAACGCCTTTCGGGTCAGTTGTCGTGCCCGAGGTGAATGCGATCAGCGCGGGGCTGCTCGGATCGGCGGCAATCGTTCCGGCCAGCGGTTCATCGGCGAGAAGCTCCTCGAAATTCTCACCGACCAACCCGACGATCGGGACATCCGCGCAGAGGTCGGGCAGGTATTTCATCCGCCCGAACGCGCGGGCGGTGATGAACACCTTCGGCTTGGCGGTGGCGATGATGTGGGTCAGTTCCTTGCGGCCGTAGAAGTGCACGATCGGCACCACAACCGCACCGAGGAAGGCCGACGCCCAGAATGACGCGGCCGCCTCCATCCAATTCGGCAGCTGAATGGCCACGGCGTCGCCGGGCTTGACGCCACGCGCGCGCAGGCCTTCGGCCAGCCGACGGGCCTGCAACTCGACGTCGGCGAACGTGCCGACAAACGGGCGGACGTCCGAGTGCACCCAGAAGCCGGTGCGCGGGTTCGCCTGCAGCCCGTCTGCGATCAGATCGCCGAGCGTCTCGGCCCGCCACCACCCTTCATCCTCATAGCGTTTGATCAGCTCTACCGGGATTTTTCGCATTGCGCGCCGCG is a genomic window of Mycobacterium sp. ITM-2016-00318 containing:
- a CDS encoding CoA transferase translates to MRWKRPEPMQNVVVSRLGVPDAVLARARRAARDVCDAAAELGGALDVDADEILTGRAALLGLAPAGRISAGGATRLLATQDGWCALTLSRGDDVETVPALLGMDTSPTDHWSAVTAAAADRDAAEFVARARLLDLPAAVLDEVSPAAPRFMRTGVRATRAMSALLVADLSSLWAGPLCGHLLAAAGATVVKVESPRRPDGTRRGDPRFFDWMNASKLSYATDFHDHDVRRLLEAADVVIEGSRPAALARHGLAAEQVRGRPGRVWLRITGYGTEGECADRVAFGDDAAVAGGLVAAGPSFVGDAIADPLTGLAAAQALLDSLRRGGGETVDVALAEVAADYATSPLTVDPQSHEVSRLPTLPKSAAELGEDNQRVHALIESRLTPC
- a CDS encoding AMP-binding protein; this encodes MRKIPVELIKRYEDEGWWRAETLGDLIADGLQANPRTGFWVHSDVRPFVGTFADVELQARRLAEGLRARGVKPGDAVAIQLPNWMEAAASFWASAFLGAVVVPIVHFYGRKELTHIIATAKPKVFITARAFGRMKYLPDLCADVPIVGLVGENFEELLADEPLAGTIAADPSSPALIAFTSGTTTDPKGVVHSHQTLGCETRQLLANYPPDRGRQLTATPVGHFIGMLGAFLIPVLEGASIDLCDVWDPGKVLKLIESDGLSVGGGPPFFVTSLLDHPDCTAEHVSHFKTVGLGGSTVPAAVTRRLADMGMFVFRSYGSSEHPSITGSTRDAPEDKRLYTDGNPRPGVEIRLGPDGEIFSRGPDLCLGYTDDALTERAFDAEGWYRTGDVGVLDDDGYLTITDRKADVIIRGGENISALEVEEVLLSMPAVAEAVVVAAPDDRLGERAAAVLRIRDGHDMPTLDDVREHFKSAGVAIQKWPEELHWVDDYPRTASGKVQKFLVRQHIALSS
- a CDS encoding FadD3 family acyl-CoA ligase, producing the protein MTTRQSWQTIPEMVLSAADRFGDAEAVVDGPLRLTFNEVVDRIRRAAGAFADLGITKGDRVAVWAPNSAEWIIAAFGLLTAGGVLVTVNTRFKSDEAGDIIERSGAKAVLVQQGFLGQDYPAPAGVPVIDLKSDFLGSGSPSVRDGSDVAGTDTSEIIFTSGTTGRPKGVLMNHLQNLRHYSEYSGLIDLREGDRYLMINPYFHTFGLKAGLLSSFIRGATMFPMAVFDIDRVVETVAAERITVLPGPPTLYHALLGVADKAKLATLRVGVTGAADIPVELIRRAFDELPFQTLATGYGLTEGGTATLSRPGDSAEDIATTAGLPMGGVELRIATDGEVLMRGFTVMQGYLDDPAATAEAIDGDGWLHTGDLGTIDDTGRLRIVGRKKDMFIVGGFNAYPAEIEGFLLEHPAVAQAAVIGVPDDRLGQVGKAFVVLKGTVTDEDLIAWSRDRMAGFKVPRYVEFLDELPLNATGKVMKDQLIKRER
- a CDS encoding DoxX family protein, which codes for MDGYAYDTALLILRVCLGLTMAAHGYNKFFGGGRIPGTAGWFESIGMKPGMLHARIAASTEMSAGLGLAVGLLTPVPAAGFVALMLVAAWTVHRANGFFIVKEGYEYNLVLAVAAVALAGLGAGRFSLDHALFSNTGFYDLLHGWWGLLIAAGVGLAGGIGQLVLFWRPPQKADAS
- a CDS encoding PPOX class F420-dependent oxidoreductase; amino-acid sequence: MAELTDDVIAFLSEGTKTAKLGYTASDGRPLVAPVWFVVDNGELAFNTGKDTAKGRALTRDPRAVICVDDDRPPYSFVQVQGTVSISEDPADLLDIATRAGGRYMGAGRAEEYGRRNGVPGELVVRLRPTKVLKAFDLAE
- a CDS encoding amidohydrolase family protein, with product MLIRRATLPDGRLADIRLDERIADIAEQLEPLHSEHVVDADAGVVLPGLHDHHLHLRAMAAALDSLSVGPPQVRTEAQLGQALRTAEPGPDGWIRAVGYHASVAGELDRHHLDALIADTPTRIQHRSGAMWILNSAALTRVGLADHPDGRLNSTDDWAGGLPRRVTALADISARLARYGITGITDATPDLTADDVAALSVAHRRGEIRQRLHFLAPGKRILHDDRLDVDELIGWVADHHDDDIPVALHCVTRAQLVVALAALRAAGHHPGDRIEHAAIVPDDMLAELLDAGVTVVTQPNFVAERGEHYLRDVPADEHPQLWRVASLLRAGVPLAASTDAPFGGMDPWAAMRAAVHRSTDQGDVIGPDERITAAEAVQLFLGRPDRPSVPRTIEIGQPGDLMVLEPGIAVETLASDMVATTVVGGRVS
- a CDS encoding enoyl-CoA hydratase/isomerase family protein, producing the protein MLVVDLGDPPTGPRAPTGVVVAVGSAAEIASPPAQSWIDSATFTLSGDEVTDRRVVTVESTATALVELTTRFEMWPQAGTVCDDVLRAADPAASTVAGVITESLAYSTLQAGGEFAAWLRQRGPVTAPALPDPVVADRDGDTLHVRFNRPSRHNAFSNDARAALLEALDVARHDPSVDEVILTGNGPSFCSGGDLAEFGSFADPASAHVARVRHSPALVLAELTARLGARCRARVHGQVLGSGLEMAAFCGWVVAHRDSVLGLPELSLGLIPGAGGTVSITRRVGRWRTAYLVLSGRTIDAATALRWGLVDAVEAT
- a CDS encoding amidohydrolase family protein, giving the protein MGQLSHRVDIPFPLFDADNHLYEPPEAMTKYLPKEYKDIVQYVEINGRTKIALKGLISNYIPNPTFSVVAAPGAWEEYFKFGNPDGKSKRELFGEPMRAIPAFFEPAPRIEKMNELGIERSLMFPTLASLIEERLSDDPIAIHVLIHALNQWLDEVWGFNYQNRIFTTPVITLPIVEKAIEELEWCVKRGARAILIRPAPVPGFRGPRSFALPEFDPFWERVVHHDVFVGMHSSDSGYSRYTSEWDGAAQEMLPFQTNAMSILNEWRPIQDAVASWVIHGALFRHPKLKVGIVEAGSKWMFPLLDSMAEVWKKAPEAFLGNPIEEIKNRIYVSPFYEEGIDDLINLIGVEQVLYGSDWPHPEGLAEPTHYVTALEHLSVEDQAKIMGGNLGRLVTT